The genome window GGACGTGTTGGTATTAACCCAAGCCCAATCGCCACGGCCCGCTCCGCCGCGCAGCGATGCGGAGCAGAAGCAATGGAGGTGCTCAGCTCCAGCCGCTTCGCTAGGGCACTCTTACTCCCGACAATTCTCTACCCGGTCTCCAGGCACCTCAGCACGCCCCCGTGCCGCCGCCACGCCGTCCATACCCTAGCCTCAGGCTCAGCCCCCGTTCCCGCCGCCGATGCCGCCGCGCCTTCGCCGTCGCTCGCCCGGCTCCTCGCCGCCGCGTTGCGGGGCGGCCGCGCGGGTCGGGAGCTCCCCGACCTCGCGGCCGCGACCACGGGCGGCGCCGGGATAGGGACGCTGCTCATGAGCACCACGGCGGCAGCGGTGACCAAGGCGCGGGAGAGCCCGTACCTGCTGGCGCTGGCGGCCAACCCGACCTTCGTGTCGGGGCTGCTGGCGTGGGCCGCGGCTCAGGCCGCCAAGGCCCTTCTCACCTCCGTCGTCGAGCGGCGCTGGGACCTGCGGATGCTCTTCAGCTCCGGCGGGATGCCGTCCTCGCACACCGCGCTCTGCACCGCGCTCACTGCTTCCGTCGCGCTCTGCCATGGTGTCAGCGACGCGCT of Zea mays cultivar B73 chromosome 8, Zm-B73-REFERENCE-NAM-5.0, whole genome shotgun sequence contains these proteins:
- the LOC103635879 gene encoding uncharacterized protein; its protein translation is MPETPSSPGRFVCRRATENAPRRQTSPAPPRVVKRGGISVHGRVGINPSPIATARSAAQRCGAEAMEVLSSSRFARALLLPTILYPVSRHLSTPPCRRHAVHTLASGSAPVPAADAAAPSPSLARLLAAALRGGRAGRELPDLAAATTGGAGIGTLLMSTTAAAVTKARESPYLLALAANPTFVSGLLAWAAAQAAKALLTSVVERRWDLRMLFSSGGMPSSHTALCTALTASVALCHGVSDALFPVCLGFTLIVMYDATGVRRHAGMQAEVLNKIVEDLFEGHPISERKLKELLGHTPSQVFAGAILGILVAWYCCQGCIVPV